The window CTTTGCTCTTATGGCTGGTGTTTGCAGACAGATCCAAAAACTGGAGAGTCTGAAGGGTTGGCATTTGAGTTCAATCTCTGCGaagctgtggcctcctgggagcaaGTGGACATTCTTTCTACTCTACCGACTTATCTGTGTGATTTACTTATTGCACTAAATATTTGCAAAACAACACTAACTGATGCCTTGACACTTggcataattttattttatttcctaggtTCGCAACAGTACTACAATACTCACAAAGGAGTACATTGATGCACTACCAAATGGCTGGGAGGAGTATGCATGGCGCAGGATCAACAAAGGAATTCTTCTGTGGGTAGACACAAGTTTTACAGTTTCACATAGACTTAAATTATGGTTAAATTCTAGAGATTGTTGATTATGTGTAGTTCTGGGTTTACAGGAATaagtgcaagaacagaactctttgcATGGAGAAGCTTTCATTGGTTCTCCCTGACACATCACCATATGTACCTCAGCAATTTGGTAGTTGTGCCGTTGTTGGTAACTCTGGGGATCTTCTTAAAACTAAATTTGGGGATGAGATTGATTCTTATGATGTTGTCATTAGAGAAAATGGTGCACCTGTCCAGGTTTTCCTAAGATACCTATATTTCCTGCTCTTGTTTCTTAACTTGGACGTGCTCTAACTTCTTCTGTCTGCATTGCAGAACTACACAGAATATGTTGGTGCAAAGAGTACATTTCGCCTTCTTAATAGAGGATCTGCAAAGGCACTGGATAAAGTTGTTGAGTTAGATGGTAAGTCTTCCAGCCACCTATTTCCCTATCTCTGTCAGTAGGATTCCGGGATGAAAAGGCATGCTAATTCTTATGGTTGCAGAAACAAAAAAGGAGGCATTGATAGTTAAGACAACAATACATGATGTCATGAACAAGATGATTCGGGTAATTTAGCTACATCATATTAAAAAACTAGGGTGCTTTGGGTACACGTTCCTTGTTTTCTTACCTGCCTGACAGAACTCTTGttatgtaggaacttccaataaCCAATCCAGTATACCTCATGCTAGGCACATCATTTGGTTCCTCTGCTAAAGGAACTGGGCTTAAAGCTCTTGAATTTGCTCTCTCCATCTGTGACAGTGTCGACATGTATGGCTTTACAGTAGACCCAGGCTACAAGGAATGGTAGGTGATTTACATGTTACCTGTCATTGTAAGCATGCACTTGTACTTACATTTCATGGTGCACTCTTTCAGGACGAGATACTTTTCAGAGTCCAGAAAGGGACACACCCCACTACATGGCAGAGCATATTATCAAATGATGGAATGTCTTGGTGTGAGTGTCTCTTCCACTAATCCTATCTGACAAAACCATGTTTACATCCATTGAGCAGTACAAGTACTTTATCTTTGTTACTGCATGAAGGGATCGTTTACTGATGTAGAAAATCATTCGCAGCTTGTAAAAATCCATTCGCCAATGCGGGGTGATCCTGGTAGGGTAGTGAAGTGGCTGCCTACAAAGGATACCATTGAAGCTGCTAGAGTTGCTTCAGAGAAGTTGTTGAAGTGAGTTTTTTGGACATTCCTTTCTGTATTGATTTGCTTTTGCTTTCCTCCAATCTTCTAAATATGCCACAAGAGCCTTACTTAGGGTATTGATGTTGTATTACATGTGATAGGTTTTGCTGCTGTAATTTAACTCCGTCCCTCATTATGATGTAAGTTGTATGACTAAAAAATTTCATTGTCGTGAACTGTGTTGTAGGAGACCTGGGGCTGGAAGCGTTGACCCTCTGAGGACTTGCACCATGATAAAGAAGCGCAAGAACGGAAAGGCGCCCAACAGATCCGGCCTCCGAGATGCTGCCACGAATCACCTTCGGTACATGAAGGGCGCCACCAGGTATCCCCTGGAACGGAGCGCCGGGGGTGGTTACCTCTGCATGATCGACGATAGATAGCGCTGACAGCTCCACAAATTCCCATTAGAAGACACCCTAGATGATGGTGAAACACCACAGGACCCATGGTGCCTCGAAGAGAAATGGCCGCGGATCACTTCCACCGGCACATAGTTTTATGCAGCGTCGATCGGTGTGCATGCAGCATTGAATATTTGAAGTAGGATCATTTTCCGCACACTTTGGTAGACGATTTGGGGCATGAGTTTTCAAGGGTTTGTGACATACACCCAAGTTTTCGGATGGTGCTGGTTTGTTTATCAGAATGAACATATAATTTGCCCCCTGTAACTAGAATACTTTTTTTTTCCTGGCATGAACTGTTCCATTGGAATTATTATTACATTAACAGAAGCTTGTAAACTGGTTGGAAGTAATTACCTGCTGCCATGTCAATGAGCTCGATCTGAATTCTCGCACGCATAGCTGTACAGCTAAAGAGGTAAATCCTTCGCTGTTATATAAACAGCATTGGTTCAGAACTGCATTCTGTTTCCTTTCTACACCAGCACAGGCAGCTCCTTGTCCACGAGAACAGAGATGGGCAGCACCACTCCCTTCTCTAATCCTTTTTGGGGTCCAAGGTGAGTGATATCATCTTCAGAGATGAACGCCATGGCAAAACTGGCTACAGGACACTCCACCTGCCCACCATCCATTTGCCGAAAAGACGCCGCACGACCCGGTGGTGATGCCAGGGGGAAAAACCGTGCATTTTTCATTTACCAGACAGACTAGTAGAACGCCTGTGCGAGCTCATTTTTCCTTATAGGTCCGGACGTGTTCGGATATTAAACAGACGCTTAGTAGGCTCTTCAAAATTCAACCATCTGGACAGTACAGTTCGGGCTCCCTGAAATTCAGACCATATATGAGGAAAGAAATGTGGTTTTTCAGACTATCCACCATATTATCTCCAACACACGGTCCCAACAGAAAAACCCCACCCCACAATGCATCGCCCTCCTTATTTTTTTTTCTGCCGGGCGCTCCCTTTCTCGCCCGGTTTCCTGCTGTAGCGGGACATTTCTCGCTGGAGCCTCCTTCTTTAAAATTAAGTAACACCCACCTCACCTTCACCATGCATTGCAAATGAGATgaattttttcaaattcacaatatAATAAAGTTGATTAAACTAACACACACTATTGATACAAAAAAATAACTATAGAGATTAGTCTCAAAGGTCCTTTCAACTTTGCCAATGCACAATGACATGTAAGGTAAGTGACAACCTGAGTGTATTCCTAGTCATCAATAAGCTCCACCTCCAGCCCAGATATCATTCACTGCTAGAAGGGAAAGTTGATGTTCTTCTCTTTCTCGTCCTTCCCTACATCTTCTAGTTCTAATCTCTTCGCCAACCCGTTTTGGTGGCCCCAACCAGCAGCACGTCAACATCAGCGCGTTTGTCAGCAacgcctcatcatcttcttcttcctccttcctcgCCAGTTTTAATTATCATTCCTACTTATTTTTATAATACCCTTTCTTTCTTGTTTCACTTTTTTTAacactctttccttctccaacaccaTGGACCACTTGGTCGCTTTAGTTCTTTATTCCTACTTATTCTTGGAGCACTCTCCCTTTCAACAATAGGATGAACCATCTGGCCACTATAGTGTCATGTTGTCCTTATCCATGAACATTTCCACAACCGTCAACGTTTGAACATCCTACAGAGCATACTCGTCATCCATCTTGGTGAACACTAGGTCGTTCAGCGCGGGCCCATGGTGACCATTGTCCATATTGGCAAGTGCTGCTCGGCCATGTCGTTGAGAGCCTATTGATCGTCCCTGCCGACCAGCGCTTCCAAAATTATTCAACACGATGAAATGCTTGCTTAACTTATTAATTATACAAATAATTAACAGACTACCTAATTCTTCGCATGCCTAATTAACTGCCAATCAAATCAACTAATTATCCTAATTGGGAAAAAAATCTCTacttctaaggccctgtttggttcataagtgctaggaatttttttagtcccaactaaaaagtcgcttatccctaaaaagtccctacctgtttggttcctgggactaaacatggactaaaagaccatgttacaactaaaagtcccaaaaagactctccctcagggtcttctttcataagtccaaatgcccactttaagtccctatcagtccctcctgtttggtttagatgggactaaaaGGGATTTTTTAAGTCCCTACACCAATAAGTCCCTACACCAATAAGTCCCTATGAACAAACATCCCCTAGTTATATGTAGGCTTAATTAAGTGTCTACCTAAACCATTAATTGCCTTAATGACTTGGTTTCAAAATTGATTCGGTGCAAAAATAAATTTCTATTTAAATGGAGCTAATTAAATGCATACATAATTAATTGTCTAGCTAATTAATTGCATTAAAGGATTGATTTTCAAATTGATTCAGTGCTCGATTTCCAAAAAAATCCATGAATGGCTGCTACGAATGACAACGACTATCGAGTATTGTAGGACACATCTCcttaacgaatttcttgacatttgAATGGACACACTTGATTTGAGAATGTAGCATATGTCTGACTCTGTGTATTAATGACAAGAAATATAATATGACCGTGTCCACGAACACATGTACGCGGTGGTCTGACGACCTACAATCCGCCACGGCCGTCCTCGACGCCTGATGCACGCCTTGGCATTCTCGAGTATCACACCGCTGTCAGGCCTGGCCATGACATCCTCCATGGTGCCGTGCAGGGCCCTCAGTAGGAGTGCGCGGATGCGTACGCCTACAAGTAAAAGATACGTTATTTTTGTTGTTTACGAAACTTATGATAGCCAATTAATAGTGGAGATAAtaaggataataataataataaatagcaTAATGCACAGGATTAATGATTTGTTATCGAGGAATATCTCAATTTGATTTGGAAGGTTATCGAGGAAAAATTACGTCTATAATTTAGGAAGGTGATCTCACGTATATGATGTGAGTTATGAATTCTTAATTACCTATTATTTACGTGATTGAAATGAATCAGAACTTGCTGAAGTAAGCACGGAATAAGATTTTCTCTTTAATAAGATTCGGGGTTTTAATGTGAAGGAGACGAAAAACCTATTGGGGGGCTGGTGGGAGGTGAGACGAAGAAAAACTGGAGAAAAATAAACCATACCAGGCTACCAACtccttcattaggagtagagattaccaACTCCTAATGAAGCACTTGATAGCCTagtacggtttattttcgtctgggttttcttcgtcccacctcccaccacctcCTCCCATTCCGGTTTCCACCGATTTTTCACCTTCCTCCATAGAAAAAAAAACGTTTTGCCTGTCAAAAAGAAACAGTCATGCGAGCGGCTTTTCTCCCCTATTGCCCTCACACGCACTAGGGTTCCTTGCGCCGCCGCCGCAGGCGAACTCCTCGACCAACCCAACCTCTTGCCTGTCCGCCCCATTCCCTTCCCGCTCGCCGCAGTTGCCCCCGCCTTCCCCGCCGGTCCTCACCGAGAAATCTACGAGTCGCCAACGTGCACGCCCTGCCATCCCCGTCTCCCACACCCACCTCGTCCAACCGGAGGCTGCTCCCCTCCACGCGGCTGCCGCAAGAGTAGCCGTAGGAGCCTGACATGGTGACTCGCCTACGATGGTGACTATGACGGGTGTGACGCGCTTGCGCTGGATACGGTGACCATGATAGCTGACACGTGCCGGCTCCGTTGACTGCAATGAAGCAGCGCACCAGCGACCATGACCTTGATGAGAGGTAGCCGATGGAGTGAAAACCGCCTTCTCCATGGCCTCTGGTTGCTTCCCGATCCATCCGAGATTCGTCCGAATGCTGGCGAGATGAATGCTTCCGGTGTGCAGCGCACATAGTAAGTATATGTGTCGCTCGCACGTCCTTGAGCCCGTTCATTGCCGTGTGTTCCGCTTGAGGAGCAAGCAACATTATCCTTGTTAATTAGCTAGGGTTCTTGCGCTTGGTTTCTTGGCTTCACACAAAGCGATTTCATTTTGACCTCGTAGTTTCTTTCTGGCTTGATCAATACGGCTGCTTAATTATAAGTCTAATAAATCCATACCTTCTCTAAAGCATTCAGTTTTAATAAGATTCGGGGTTTTAATGTGAAGGAGACGAAAAACCAGTTGGGGGGCTGGTGGGAGGTGAGTGAAGAAAACCGGCCGAAAATAAACCGTACCAGGCTACCAGctcctccattaggagtagagattacaaAACTTGTGATAGCCAATTAATAGtgaagataataataataataataataataataataataataataataataataataatgcacaAGATTAACGATTTGTTAATGAGGAATATATCATTTTGTTTTGGAAGGTTATCGAGGAAAAATTACGTCTACAATTTAGGAAGGTGACCTCACATATACGGTGTGAGTTATGAATTCTTAATTGCCTATTATTTACGTGATTGAAATGAATCAGAACTTGCCGAACTAAGAACGGAACAAGATTTTCTCTTTAACAAGATTTGGGTTTTTAATGTAAAGGAGACAAAAAACCAGTTGGTGGGGCTGGTGGGAGGTGAGACGAAGAAAAACCGAACGAA is drawn from Triticum dicoccoides isolate Atlit2015 ecotype Zavitan chromosome 6B, WEW_v2.0, whole genome shotgun sequence and contains these coding sequences:
- the LOC119323746 gene encoding sialyltransferase-like protein 4 isoform X1, with translation MHYQMAGRSMHGAGSTKEFFCGNKCKNRTLCMEKLSLVLPDTSPYVPQQFGSCAVVGNSGDLLKTKFGDEIDSYDVVIRENGAPVQNYTEYVGAKSTFRLLNRGSAKALDKVVELDETKKEALIVKTTIHDVMNKMIRELPITNPVYLMLGTSFGSSAKGTGLKALEFALSICDSVDMYGFTVDPGYKEWTRYFSESRKGHTPLHGRAYYQMMECLGLVKIHSPMRGDPGRVVKWLPTKDTIEAARVASEKLLKRPGAGSVDPLRTCTMIKKRKNGKAPNRSGLRDAATNHLRYMKGATRYPLERSAGGGYLCMIDDR
- the LOC119323746 gene encoding sialyltransferase-like protein 4 isoform X2 codes for the protein MEKLSLVLPDTSPYVPQQFGSCAVVGNSGDLLKTKFGDEIDSYDVVIRENGAPVQNYTEYVGAKSTFRLLNRGSAKALDKVVELDETKKEALIVKTTIHDVMNKMIRELPITNPVYLMLGTSFGSSAKGTGLKALEFALSICDSVDMYGFTVDPGYKEWTRYFSESRKGHTPLHGRAYYQMMECLGLVKIHSPMRGDPGRVVKWLPTKDTIEAARVASEKLLKRPGAGSVDPLRTCTMIKKRKNGKAPNRSGLRDAATNHLRYMKGATRYPLERSAGGGYLCMIDDR